A part of Bacteroidales bacterium genomic DNA contains:
- a CDS encoding TPM domain-containing protein: MRNYLLLTIMVSLVSFSCDNNKQNVSPVFDFEDILTIKQKRKLSGIISDYEKKTANQIIILTSKDLEGFENAVQYADIFGKEQGIFSIGKKNGLVIFVSDSLKQTSIATGYGTYRSLNDQITKEIVDSCMIPYFRVEKYYEGLKAGVEESIKNWK, from the coding sequence ATGAGAAACTACCTCCTTTTAACAATTATGGTATCACTTGTATCTTTTTCCTGTGACAACAATAAACAAAATGTTTCACCGGTATTTGATTTCGAGGACATATTAACAATTAAACAGAAAAGAAAACTGTCGGGTATTATTTCTGATTATGAAAAGAAAACAGCGAATCAGATAATAATTCTCACTTCAAAAGATCTTGAGGGCTTTGAGAATGCTGTCCAGTATGCTGACATTTTCGGAAAGGAGCAGGGTATATTCAGTATCGGTAAAAAAAATGGCCTTGTTATATTTGTAAGTGATAGTTTAAAACAAACTTCCATAGCCACCGGATACGGGACTTACCGATCTCTTAATGATCAGATCACAAAGGAAATCGTAGATTCATGCATGATTCCCTATTTCAGAGTGGAAAAGTATTATGAAGGTCTTAAGGCCGGAGTTGAAGAATCAATTAAAAACTGGAAATAG
- a CDS encoding redoxin family protein, whose translation MKTILTLLFLITGIGTVTADGPKTLEIGSPAPAFSLPGIDGKTYTLDDFNNNKILVIIFTANHCPTAQAYEERIKKLYLEFNSKGVGFVLVSPNHPQAVCTEEMGYSDIGDSFEEMKIRAADKKFPMPYLYDGDNQEMAKAYGPTTTPHVFIFDAHRVLRYCGRIDEMENPYQEAKQHDTRNAIVALLEGKPVPVEKTKTFGCSIKWAEKEEWRNKLDADWKSKPVEIIEANLDTIKQVISNKSGKYRLINVWATWCGPCVIEYPEFVTMQRMYGARDFEFVSVNLDGLKKKDRVLEFLKDKNSAVKNYLYTSDDKYPLIEMVDKNWSGSLPYSLLISPEGEIVWSNSGIIDVLGLRKEIMQKIGRFFADD comes from the coding sequence ATGAAAACAATCCTGACTTTACTATTTCTCATTACAGGAATAGGTACGGTTACTGCTGACGGACCAAAGACTCTTGAGATAGGAAGTCCGGCACCTGCATTCTCACTGCCGGGTATTGACGGAAAAACCTATACTCTCGATGATTTCAATAATAACAAAATACTTGTCATTATATTTACTGCCAATCACTGTCCTACGGCGCAGGCTTATGAAGAACGGATAAAAAAACTGTATCTTGAATTTAATTCCAAAGGCGTGGGGTTTGTGCTAGTATCGCCCAACCACCCGCAGGCGGTTTGCACTGAAGAGATGGGATATTCCGATATCGGCGACAGTTTTGAAGAAATGAAAATCAGGGCAGCTGACAAAAAGTTCCCCATGCCCTACCTTTATGACGGCGACAACCAGGAAATGGCCAAAGCGTATGGCCCGACTACCACTCCTCATGTTTTTATTTTCGACGCACATCGTGTACTTCGTTATTGCGGAAGAATCGATGAGATGGAGAACCCCTATCAGGAAGCTAAACAACATGATACACGCAATGCCATAGTGGCTTTGCTCGAAGGGAAACCGGTACCTGTTGAAAAAACCAAAACCTTCGGGTGTTCAATTAAATGGGCTGAAAAGGAAGAATGGAGGAACAAACTGGATGCCGACTGGAAGAGCAAACCTGTTGAAATTATTGAGGCCAACCTGGATACCATAAAACAAGTCATCTCCAACAAATCAGGCAAATACAGGCTCATCAATGTATGGGCTACGTGGTGCGGCCCATGTGTCATTGAATATCCTGAATTTGTAACCATGCAACGGATGTATGGAGCCCGTGATTTTGAGTTTGTTTCAGTTAATTTGGACGGACTTAAAAAGAAAGATCGTGTATTGGAGTTCCTGAAAGATAAGAATTCTGCAGTGAAAAATTATCTATATACTTCAGACGATAAATACCCGCTTATCGAAATGGTCGATAAAAACTGGTCCGGATCCCTGCCATATTCCCTGCTGATATCGCCCGAAGGTGAAATTGTCTGGTCGAATAGCGGTATCATTGATGTGTTGGGGCTCCGGAAGGAAATCATGCAGAAGATCGGCAGGTTCTTTGCTGATGATTGA
- a CDS encoding GNAT family N-acetyltransferase, whose amino-acid sequence MTRLNVIRRFEEISLNAWPALHTLYYDGWIARFANGVTKRANSVHMMYESTLETESKIKHCEKLYTRQNLPVCFKITEIACPSNIDTILDNHGYRHEFDVSVQTMDLKNSGIINDNNSIIVEKSDDKWLDNYIKMNEVHPSKRPVLQKIIDNILCDKGLLTYRVNGIPVGCGLGVVEDRFIGLYDIVIDKNFRNRGWGKIMIENIMGWGISKGAEMAYLQVLADNAPALRLYEKVGFKEEYKYWYRIKF is encoded by the coding sequence ATGACACGATTAAATGTCATACGCCGGTTTGAAGAAATATCACTGAATGCCTGGCCGGCACTGCATACCCTTTATTATGACGGATGGATTGCCCGTTTTGCAAACGGGGTGACCAAGCGGGCCAATTCAGTGCATATGATGTATGAATCTACCCTGGAAACCGAATCCAAAATCAAACACTGTGAAAAACTTTATACCCGTCAGAATTTACCGGTATGTTTTAAGATCACTGAAATTGCATGTCCTTCCAATATTGATACAATTCTTGACAATCATGGTTACAGGCACGAATTTGATGTATCGGTTCAGACAATGGATTTAAAAAACTCCGGGATCATTAATGACAATAATTCAATCATTGTTGAAAAGTCAGATGATAAATGGCTGGATAATTACATTAAAATGAACGAAGTTCACCCCTCAAAACGACCCGTCCTGCAAAAGATAATTGACAATATTTTATGTGATAAAGGTTTGTTAACCTACCGGGTAAACGGGATACCCGTTGGCTGCGGATTAGGAGTTGTTGAGGACCGGTTTATCGGCTTATATGATATTGTAATTGATAAAAATTTCAGAAACCGGGGCTGGGGTAAAATCATGATTGAAAATATTATGGGTTGGGGAATCAGTAAAGGCGCTGAAATGGCTTACCTGCAGGTTCTCGCAGATAATGCTCCCGCATTGAGGCTTTACGAAAAGGTCGGATTTAAAGAAGAATACAAGTACTGGTACAGGATTAAGTTCTGA
- a CDS encoding family 43 glycosylhydrolase, protein MKKIYTKISAVILLSLCLAGYASAQKGKPFIHDPSTIMLCDGKYYTFGTRGGGLISEDGWIWNSGAERPGGGAAPDAVKISDRYLIAYGATGGGLGGGHNGKILTMWNKTLDPKSPDFKYSEAVVVASSDGMEDNDAIDPGLLLDPTDGRLWLSYGTYFGFIRLVELDPKTGKRVEGNEPINIAIDCEATDLIYRNGWYYLLGTHGTCCDGANSTYNIVVGRSRKVTGPYLDNMDRDMLKGGGKMVVGAGNRLIGPGHFGLWDLGNGVQKMSCHYEADLDQSGRSVLGIRPLLWKNDWPVAGDNFMEGTYEIESERRGYALELAVDFVRMPGGMRFPPNIDEPVKPVPSQELADVINTWPTGNIGVRIGDYMFRPHQKWTITAIPDAGGYPGGPWYKIVIAGTERALAATADDEVITVQAFTGEPEQMWRIDQLVDGTYRIMPRTVSGSKGKLALVSSGDSTPTLAEFDFNSDNSKWNFKTH, encoded by the coding sequence ATGAAAAAAATATATACAAAAATCAGTGCAGTCATCCTCTTATCTTTGTGCTTAGCTGGTTATGCAAGTGCCCAGAAAGGCAAACCCTTTATCCATGATCCGTCAACCATCATGTTGTGTGACGGAAAGTATTACACCTTCGGGACACGAGGCGGTGGTCTGATATCCGAAGACGGATGGATATGGAACAGTGGTGCAGAAAGACCGGGCGGAGGAGCCGCTCCCGACGCTGTAAAAATCAGCGATCGTTATCTTATCGCTTATGGGGCAACAGGTGGCGGATTGGGAGGCGGACATAACGGGAAAATTCTTACCATGTGGAACAAAACACTCGATCCCAAATCACCTGATTTCAAGTATTCTGAAGCTGTTGTGGTTGCATCATCCGATGGCATGGAAGACAATGACGCCATCGATCCCGGTCTCCTGCTTGATCCCACCGACGGACGATTATGGTTATCATACGGCACTTATTTCGGATTTATCAGGCTTGTAGAACTGGATCCAAAAACCGGTAAACGGGTAGAAGGCAATGAACCCATCAATATTGCCATTGATTGTGAAGCCACTGACCTGATCTACCGCAACGGATGGTATTACCTCCTGGGCACTCACGGAACCTGTTGTGATGGCGCCAACTCAACCTACAATATTGTTGTCGGCCGTTCAAGAAAAGTAACCGGTCCTTACCTTGACAATATGGACAGGGATATGTTAAAAGGCGGTGGTAAGATGGTAGTCGGAGCCGGCAACCGGCTTATCGGGCCCGGGCATTTCGGGTTATGGGATCTTGGTAACGGAGTACAAAAAATGTCGTGTCATTATGAAGCCGACCTTGATCAAAGCGGACGCAGTGTGCTGGGCATCCGTCCGTTACTGTGGAAAAACGACTGGCCGGTGGCAGGAGATAATTTCATGGAAGGAACTTATGAAATCGAATCCGAAAGAAGAGGATATGCTCTTGAGCTGGCTGTAGACTTTGTAAGAATGCCGGGTGGCATGCGCTTTCCACCCAACATTGATGAGCCCGTAAAACCGGTTCCTTCACAGGAATTAGCCGATGTAATCAATACATGGCCTACCGGAAACATTGGCGTACGCATCGGGGATTATATGTTCCGTCCCCATCAGAAATGGACTATCACAGCTATCCCCGATGCAGGAGGATACCCGGGAGGACCCTGGTATAAAATAGTGATTGCAGGAACCGAAAGGGCATTGGCAGCAACCGCAGATGATGAAGTTATAACAGTTCAGGCCTTTACCGGCGAACCCGAACAAATGTGGCGAATTGACCAGCTAGTTGACGGAACATACAGAATCATGCCAAGAACGGTGTCTGGTTCAAAAGGAAAGTTGGCACTTGTCTCTTCAGGAGACAGCACACCCACACTGGCAGAGTTTGATTTTAACAGCGATAATTCGAAATGGAATTTTAAAACCCATTAA
- a CDS encoding SDR family oxidoreductase: MEQHIKIAVIGGTGKAGKYLVNQLVNNGFNSKVLLRNPDKLEITSHLIEKVTGDVRNYESVYSLIEGCSAVISTLGQTKGESPVFSQATVNIIKAMNALNVHRYIMITGLTLDTIHDNKSFRTRLLSKIMKLSFPDIIADKQKEYSFLSASNLNWTVIRLPVIKQTKSSGEIKISLTDCPGKIISSTDLANFLISQLSDDNFIRKTPFIAN; encoded by the coding sequence ATGGAACAACATATAAAAATCGCTGTTATCGGAGGAACCGGTAAAGCTGGTAAATATCTGGTTAATCAATTAGTCAATAATGGTTTTAATAGTAAGGTCTTATTACGAAATCCGGATAAACTTGAAATCACAAGTCATTTAATAGAGAAAGTAACTGGTGATGTCAGAAACTACGAATCGGTATACTCGCTCATTGAAGGTTGCAGCGCTGTTATTAGTACACTTGGTCAGACTAAAGGAGAAAGTCCAGTATTTAGTCAGGCGACTGTCAATATTATTAAAGCCATGAACGCTCTGAACGTCCACAGGTACATAATGATTACAGGTTTAACACTTGATACAATACATGATAATAAAAGTTTTAGGACAAGATTACTTTCGAAAATCATGAAGTTGAGTTTTCCGGATATCATTGCTGACAAACAAAAGGAGTATTCATTTTTGTCCGCAAGTAATCTTAATTGGACAGTAATTCGCTTACCTGTAATTAAACAAACTAAATCGTCAGGTGAAATCAAAATCAGTCTAACCGATTGTCCTGGTAAAATAATTAGCTCAACGGATTTAGCTAATTTTCTAATCAGTCAATTATCC
- a CDS encoding alpha/beta hydrolase-fold protein produces the protein MINRLFTVLLITVTITQFCLGQNDSTAGTPNARRGGFGGPIELGPDDKPAFPDPPAGFNIQRSDIHHGVLTYIQYDSKSLGKKRVMRVYTPPEYSNNKKYPVLYLLHGLGADNGQWTEWCQADNVIDNLIADGKILPMIVVFPNCDAKLTFSDTLKANLSGRQDGFEGYGKLFEDDLLKDIIPFIDSHYPVYSDADHRAIAGLSMGGGQALNIGLSNIGTFGYVGGFSSAPNTNKVGGMYFNVELVPDIETAKEKLKLLWLGCGNKDGLIRVSQGAHQYFMEKGIPHIWHVDGNAHDNTEWDNNLYLFAQHLFKN, from the coding sequence ATGATTAACCGACTTTTTACAGTTTTACTTATAACTGTTACAATCACTCAATTTTGCCTCGGGCAGAATGATTCGACAGCAGGTACACCAAACGCACGCAGGGGTGGCTTCGGTGGCCCTATCGAACTTGGTCCGGATGATAAGCCTGCCTTCCCCGACCCGCCGGCAGGATTTAATATCCAGCGTAGTGATATTCATCACGGCGTGTTGACCTATATTCAATATGATTCCAAATCACTTGGGAAAAAGAGGGTAATGCGTGTGTATACACCCCCGGAATATTCCAATAATAAGAAATATCCGGTTTTATACCTGCTGCACGGACTGGGGGCAGACAATGGTCAATGGACCGAATGGTGCCAGGCGGATAATGTCATTGATAACCTGATAGCCGATGGTAAAATACTACCAATGATTGTGGTTTTCCCGAATTGTGATGCAAAATTGACCTTTTCCGATACTCTGAAAGCAAACCTTTCAGGCAGGCAGGATGGATTTGAAGGCTACGGAAAACTATTTGAAGACGATTTGCTGAAGGATATCATTCCATTTATTGATTCACACTACCCGGTATATTCCGATGCCGATCACAGGGCAATAGCAGGCTTATCCATGGGAGGCGGCCAGGCATTAAACATAGGACTTTCCAACATTGGCACTTTTGGTTATGTGGGAGGATTTTCATCTGCTCCCAATACAAATAAAGTGGGTGGCATGTATTTTAATGTTGAATTAGTTCCCGATATAGAAACTGCCAAAGAAAAACTTAAGCTATTGTGGTTAGGATGCGGAAATAAAGACGGGCTTATCAGGGTAAGCCAGGGTGCTCACCAGTATTTCATGGAAAAAGGAATTCCCCATATCTGGCATGTTGATGGAAATGCCCATGACAATACAGAATGGGATAATAATTTGTATTTATTTGCACAGCATCTTTTTAAAAATTAA
- a CDS encoding fibrobacter succinogenes major paralogous domain-containing protein yields MTDQDGNVYKTVTIGTQTWMAENLRTTKYNDGTVIPNVTANNEWAALTTGAYCNYKNTTYIDTIATYGRLYNWYAVNTGKLAPNGWHVPTDAEWRTLTTFLGGDIVSGGKLKETGTTHWLSPNTRATNETGFTALPGGNRDYDGTFLCIGSHGRWWSATEGDATEAWTRNMLTFDSNVYTSDNLKELGYSVRCVKD; encoded by the coding sequence ATGACCGACCAGGATGGCAACGTGTATAAAACTGTTACTATCGGTACGCAAACATGGATGGCCGAAAACCTGCGCACTACTAAGTACAACGATGGTACCGTAATACCTAATGTAACTGCAAATAATGAATGGGCAGCTTTAACAACAGGAGCATATTGTAACTATAAGAATACAACTTATATCGATACAATTGCCACTTATGGACGGTTGTACAATTGGTATGCCGTAAACACAGGCAAACTCGCCCCTAATGGATGGCATGTGCCCACCGATGCCGAGTGGAGAACCTTAACTACTTTTTTGGGTGGTGATATTGTTTCGGGAGGTAAACTAAAAGAGACCGGAACAACACATTGGTTAAGTCCAAATACACGCGCAACAAACGAAACCGGCTTCACAGCCCTTCCGGGTGGCAACCGTGACTATGATGGGACATTTCTCTGTATTGGCAGCCACGGTCGCTGGTGGAGTGCTACGGAGGGTGATGCCACAGAAGCATGGACCCGTAACATGCTCACCTTTGACAGCAATGTATACACTTCCGATAACTTAAAGGAGTTAGGTTATTCTGTCCGTTGCGTCAAAGATTAG